gCCATTTGTCTTATTGGACAataaatatggcccgtaggcacttcatcactaatggatgttttaattaTTAGATAAGAATAAGGAATTGGAAAAATCCAATATAAGGATAACTAGTGTGATTTTCTCGAACCACATGTGtcaagagtgctaacacgttctcAGGTGTTAAAAAGGATTCATTATCTTAAAAAGGCtttaccatcatggccatgtCTTAAAATGACGTATAGGCTAGGTTATACTTCTAAGATTTTCTTTTATTGTTATTGGCAGATCACTTTAAAAATTGAATTAACATTTTAATTTatgatatatgtatatatttatgttTAATGCCATCTTGTAATAAAAAGGAAATTTCATAAATAAAATCCTACTAATTACAATAATGCCCTAAACAGGTCTTTTAAAGAAATAACatttgtccacgcagggactaaaataagAAAGACAAGTCCACTCAGGGACCAAATACTtaaataaatgtccacgcagggacttaattGAAAATGGAATAAAATAAGGATTTTTAATAATCCTTCTTCTTCTTCGCCTTTATAAGGCTTGCCAAACCCTTTAGAAGACTGTGGCGGCTTCTACGCTCTTCATCTACCTTTTGCTCCACCTCATGCAACCTATGGAGGATTTCTTGTTGTTACGGTGGCTGCTGGATTTGAGGTTGAGGCGGCTGCTGCGGTTGcggttgaggaggtggtgggtATTGATACCCATATACTGGGTACCCAGTTGGGTACGTAGCTGGAAAGGGCCCAGGGTAGAGAGCGTTGTAGTTTGCTGCCTTGATGTACGGGTCAACGGCAGGGGCATTGTTATAGTTGTAACCAGAATAAgctggctgctcaaaagggttataccCAGCTGCACCTGGGTATGATGGAATTGGGTTTTCATAACccattggtggtggtggtgcgactGGCGCAGAGTCGACTTCAGAAACTGCAtttgaaggcccacccatttgtgggtcttcataCAACGGCGGGTAGTTGCTATTGCTGGAGTGTTGGCGGGTGCTGAAATGGAAACCCCCACGCACGGTCATCCGTGCACCTCTTCTTCGCCTCGGTGGTTCTGGAGGCAGTTGCTGCTCTAGCGCTGGCGGTGGCGGTGGGGTGACCGCCTGAAAATGTGGGTCCTCTgaggatcctgctgctgttgtGGAGGTGGGTTGTGGTGAGGGGGAGTATACTCCCACTTatatgtggcccatctt
This is a stretch of genomic DNA from Helianthus annuus cultivar XRQ/B chromosome 16, HanXRQr2.0-SUNRISE, whole genome shotgun sequence. It encodes these proteins:
- the LOC110918867 gene encoding leucine-rich repeat extensin-like protein 5, whose translation is MTVRGGFHFSTRQHSSNSNYPPLYEDPQMGGPSNAVSEVDSAPVAPPPPMGYENPIPSYPGAAGYNPFEQPAYSGYNYNNAPAVDPYIKAANYNALYPGPFPATYPTGYPVYGYQYPPPPQPQPQQPPQPQIQQPP